One genomic window of Sporosarcina sp. FSL K6-3457 includes the following:
- a CDS encoding MFS transporter — protein sequence MAGKSNNFALYILMFNMFIAMAGIGLIIPIMPEYLATFGVAGQALGFMIAIFSLAQFVFSPFAGDLSDKHGRKKIIIIGLIIFGLSQLAFGLSTELWMLFLARFFSGFGSAFIVPPMMAFVADITSYEDRGKGMGLLGASMSLGFMIGPAIGGFLSKISLEFPFYFATGAALFAALLSILILPNPKPVIDGDPSVKKKRENLFQQLARSTKTSYFVVLIVMFVFSFGLANFQSTIALYVDHKYGYTPTQIAVLITVGGFVGVIVQTFVINPLFKRFGEMRVILVNLIVAAFSLIGILFVDMFWTILLVATIFSTATSLLRPAVNTLISKLAGQEQGFAAGMMNAYMSLGNMVGPAIAGVIFDINIIYPYILGMLILLISFVIAAVWAKRNQGLLAETRTK from the coding sequence ATGGCGGGTAAATCAAATAATTTTGCCTTATACATTTTAATGTTCAATATGTTTATCGCCATGGCTGGAATTGGACTCATCATTCCCATTATGCCCGAGTATTTAGCAACGTTCGGCGTTGCGGGGCAAGCACTTGGCTTCATGATTGCTATTTTTTCATTAGCACAATTTGTCTTCTCTCCTTTTGCTGGTGATTTGTCTGATAAACATGGTCGAAAAAAAATCATTATCATCGGACTAATCATATTCGGACTATCTCAACTAGCTTTTGGGCTCTCTACTGAGCTCTGGATGTTATTCCTTGCCCGGTTCTTTTCTGGTTTTGGTTCTGCATTCATTGTTCCCCCTATGATGGCTTTCGTCGCAGACATCACATCATATGAAGATAGAGGGAAAGGGATGGGACTTCTTGGAGCTTCCATGTCACTCGGCTTCATGATTGGACCAGCTATCGGTGGCTTCCTTTCCAAAATTAGCTTAGAGTTTCCTTTCTATTTCGCAACAGGAGCAGCACTCTTTGCAGCGCTACTTTCTATTTTGATCTTACCGAATCCAAAACCAGTTATAGATGGCGACCCATCAGTGAAGAAAAAACGGGAAAACCTGTTTCAGCAATTGGCACGTTCAACGAAGACTTCTTATTTTGTTGTGCTCATCGTTATGTTTGTTTTCTCATTTGGACTGGCAAACTTCCAATCTACGATAGCCCTTTATGTTGACCATAAATATGGCTATACACCTACTCAAATTGCTGTGTTAATCACAGTAGGTGGCTTTGTTGGTGTCATCGTACAAACATTTGTCATTAACCCACTATTTAAACGTTTTGGCGAAATGCGTGTGATTCTCGTCAATCTTATAGTCGCAGCATTTTCACTTATTGGCATTCTATTTGTCGATATGTTTTGGACTATTTTACTCGTCGCTACCATTTTCTCCACCGCGACCTCGCTTCTACGTCCAGCCGTCAATACACTCATCTCTAAACTGGCTGGTCAAGAACAAGGCTTTGCGGCCGGCATGATGAATGCCTATATGAGTTTAGGCAATATGGTCGGGCCTGCAATTGCAGGCGTCATCTTCGACATTAATATTATTTATCCTTATATTCTCGGTATGCTGATTCTCCTCATTTCATTCGTCATCGCCGCTGTATGGGCGAAACGTAATCAGGGATTGTTGGCGGAAACAAGAACGAAATAA
- a CDS encoding ABC transporter substrate-binding protein: protein MKDIIRGAAAILIVSAILLIINAKLSEGGGSAGKNSITVYNWGEYIDPDLLRQFTEVTGIKVIYETFDSNEGMMSKIEQGGTAYDITVPSEYMIEMMKEKDLLLPIDYNKVPNVENIDPYFLDLPFDPDNQYSLPYFWGTVGIAYNPTLLEGQTFESWDDLWDPSLKQDVILVDSARETIGMGLNSLGFSLNSTDLTQLRQATDKLKALSPNVKAVIGDEVTPLMINGEAAVSLTWSGQAADMMYENEDIDYVVPEEGSNLWFDNMVIPRTSKNIDGAHAFINFMLDAEVAAQNADYVGYSTPNLAALDFMDPEVTEDERFYPNEETRSHLEVYRNLGLEMLGVYNELFLEFKMDMK, encoded by the coding sequence ATGAAAGATATTATTCGCGGAGCAGCTGCCATACTCATTGTTTCTGCTATCCTACTCATCATCAACGCTAAATTGAGTGAGGGTGGGGGCAGCGCAGGTAAAAATTCGATTACTGTCTATAACTGGGGTGAATACATTGACCCCGATTTACTGAGGCAATTTACAGAGGTAACGGGCATCAAAGTCATCTATGAGACGTTCGATTCGAATGAAGGCATGATGAGCAAGATTGAACAAGGTGGGACAGCATACGATATTACAGTACCCTCTGAGTACATGATTGAAATGATGAAGGAAAAAGACCTGCTACTTCCTATCGATTATAATAAAGTGCCAAATGTTGAGAATATCGATCCGTACTTTCTTGACTTGCCGTTCGATCCTGACAATCAATACTCACTTCCCTACTTCTGGGGAACGGTTGGCATTGCCTATAATCCGACACTACTAGAGGGACAGACATTTGAGAGCTGGGATGATTTATGGGATCCTTCGCTCAAACAGGACGTCATTCTCGTTGATAGCGCACGAGAAACCATTGGTATGGGGTTAAATTCACTTGGTTTTTCATTGAACAGCACAGATTTAACCCAATTGCGCCAAGCAACCGATAAGTTAAAGGCGCTTAGCCCAAATGTCAAAGCCGTTATTGGGGATGAAGTGACACCACTGATGATTAATGGTGAAGCGGCTGTTTCTTTGACATGGTCTGGTCAAGCGGCGGATATGATGTACGAAAATGAAGATATCGATTATGTAGTCCCTGAAGAGGGCTCTAATCTATGGTTCGATAATATGGTTATTCCGCGCACGTCTAAAAATATTGACGGTGCACATGCGTTCATTAATTTCATGTTAGATGCGGAAGTGGCTGCACAGAATGCTGATTATGTTGGCTACTCTACGCCAAATCTCGCTGCACTCGATTTTATGGATCCTGAAGTGACGGAGGATGAGCGCTTCTATCCTAATGAGGAAACGCGGAGTCATTTAGAGGTGTATCGAAACCTAGGGCTGGAGATGCTAGGGGTTTATAATGAATTATTTTTAGAGTTTAAAATGGATATGAAGTGA
- a CDS encoding ABC transporter permease, with protein MAKLSKLPKIYLAVVFIILYAPIFYLIFYSFNSGGGMSNFESFTLEHYAAVFEDTRLLVILINTIVVALLSALISTAIGVLGAVAILFMRNKAMRNAVLSLNNILIVSPDVIIGASFLILFTLIGVKLGFASVLISHIAFSIPIVVIMVLPKLQEMSPSLIDAALDLGATKRDVLTRVIIPFIKPGILAGFFLALTYSLDDFAVTFFVTGNGFSTLSVEIYSMARAGITLTINALSGLIFLVTVVLVIGYYMISRKTKSPLAGVRK; from the coding sequence ATGGCAAAACTAAGTAAACTCCCTAAAATCTATTTGGCGGTTGTTTTCATCATTTTGTACGCACCCATTTTCTATTTAATCTTCTACTCGTTCAACTCAGGGGGCGGGATGTCGAATTTCGAGTCGTTCACGCTAGAGCATTATGCGGCCGTTTTTGAAGATACACGATTGCTCGTTATTTTGATCAATACGATCGTTGTCGCTTTATTATCGGCACTTATTTCAACAGCGATTGGCGTGCTTGGTGCCGTTGCTATTTTGTTCATGCGCAATAAAGCAATGCGTAATGCAGTTTTGTCGCTGAACAACATTTTGATTGTTAGCCCAGACGTTATTATCGGGGCATCATTCCTCATTTTATTCACACTGATTGGGGTTAAGCTTGGCTTTGCATCCGTGCTCATTTCACATATCGCTTTCAGTATTCCAATTGTCGTCATTATGGTGTTGCCGAAGTTACAGGAAATGAGTCCATCATTGATTGATGCTGCGCTGGATCTTGGTGCAACGAAACGTGATGTACTAACACGTGTCATTATTCCTTTCATCAAACCTGGGATATTGGCTGGATTCTTTTTAGCTTTGACGTATTCGTTGGATGACTTTGCAGTGACATTTTTCGTGACTGGTAACGGCTTCTCGACGCTGTCCGTGGAAATTTACTCGATGGCTCGCGCCGGGATTACGTTGACGATTAACGCATTGTCGGGACTTATTTTCCTCGTCACAGTCGTACTCGTTATCGGCTATTACATGATCAGCCGTAAAACCAAATCACCACTTGCGGGGGTGCGAAAATGA
- a CDS encoding ABC transporter permease: MNNKPLRPLYSVPYAAWIILFVIAPIALIVYYSFFDLAGNFTIDNYKNFFTSVYLKLTISSFWYAFLITLFSLLFAYPTAYFLTKTKHKQLWLLLIIIPSWINLLLKTYAFIGLFGLYGPINALLEVMGIGEQQILFTDFSFVFVSVYIFIPFMILPIFNALDKLNPALIDASRDLGANAWTTFRRVIWPLTINGVKSGIQVVFIPALSLFMITRLIAGNKVITLGTAIEQQFLVTQNWGMGSTIAVFLILFMFIIMLITNGKEKGASNNGKTK; encoded by the coding sequence ATGAACAATAAACCGCTACGTCCGTTATATTCCGTTCCTTATGCAGCCTGGATCATTCTTTTCGTCATCGCGCCAATTGCACTAATTGTCTATTATTCGTTTTTCGATTTGGCCGGCAATTTTACAATCGATAACTATAAAAACTTTTTCACCTCGGTCTATTTGAAACTGACGATTAGTTCGTTCTGGTATGCATTTTTAATTACGTTGTTCTCGTTATTATTTGCCTACCCAACTGCTTACTTTTTAACGAAAACGAAGCATAAGCAGCTGTGGTTACTACTGATTATTATTCCATCATGGATCAATCTACTGCTTAAAACGTATGCCTTCATTGGACTTTTTGGACTGTATGGTCCAATCAATGCATTGCTGGAAGTGATGGGCATTGGCGAGCAGCAAATTTTATTCACGGATTTCAGCTTTGTATTCGTGTCCGTTTATATTTTCATTCCATTTATGATTTTGCCGATTTTTAACGCGCTCGACAAATTAAACCCTGCGTTGATTGATGCATCACGTGATCTTGGAGCCAATGCATGGACAACATTTAGACGCGTCATTTGGCCGTTGACAATCAACGGTGTGAAATCAGGCATTCAAGTCGTCTTCATCCCTGCCCTGTCGCTATTCATGATTACACGGCTTATTGCGGGGAACAAAGTCATTACACTCGGAACGGCCATTGAACAGCAATTCCTCGTCACACAAAACTGGGGAATGGGTTCGACAATCGCTGTATTCCTAATTTTGTTCATGTTCATCATTATGTTAATTACCAATGGCAAAGAAAAGGGGGCGTCCAACAATGGCAAAACTAAGTAA
- a CDS encoding ABC transporter ATP-binding protein: MTQPIIRFENVTKKYDEHTTVLNGVSFEMERGKFYTLLGPSGCGKTTILRLIAGFTEASAGAIFFNGKKINDVPANERQVNTVFQDYALFPHLNVFENIAFGLRIKKVKQSEVDRRVREALKFVNLEGYEAREISEMSGGQRQRVAIARAIINDPEVILLDEPLSALDLKLRSEMQYELRELQQRLGKTFVFVTHDQEEALAMSDEIFVMDGGNIQQSGTPLDIYDEPINRFVADFIGESNIVPGVMIEDYVVQFTGRTFECVDQGLNPNEKVDIVIRPEDLELTSVDKGKLNVTVDTQLFRGVHYELSTYDTDGNEWLVHSTKKAEVGVQVGLDFDPEAIHVMRLNETEEEFDARLEAYGVPDHEQ, encoded by the coding sequence ATGACTCAACCAATTATTCGCTTTGAAAATGTGACAAAAAAATATGATGAACATACAACTGTCTTGAACGGCGTCTCTTTCGAAATGGAACGTGGCAAGTTTTACACGCTGCTCGGTCCTTCTGGCTGCGGTAAAACAACCATCCTTCGTCTGATCGCCGGATTTACAGAGGCATCAGCGGGGGCTATTTTTTTCAATGGGAAAAAAATCAATGACGTGCCGGCCAATGAACGACAAGTGAATACTGTGTTTCAGGATTACGCTTTATTCCCCCATTTAAACGTTTTTGAAAATATCGCATTCGGTTTACGCATTAAGAAAGTAAAGCAAAGCGAAGTAGACCGTCGTGTACGTGAAGCCCTAAAATTCGTCAATCTCGAAGGCTATGAAGCACGGGAAATTTCTGAAATGTCAGGTGGTCAACGCCAACGAGTTGCGATTGCACGCGCGATTATTAATGATCCAGAAGTGATTTTACTCGATGAACCACTATCAGCACTCGATTTGAAATTACGCTCTGAAATGCAATATGAGCTGCGTGAATTGCAGCAACGTCTTGGCAAGACTTTTGTTTTCGTTACGCATGACCAAGAAGAAGCACTCGCCATGTCTGATGAAATTTTCGTCATGGATGGTGGTAACATCCAACAATCTGGTACACCGCTTGATATTTATGATGAGCCTATCAATCGCTTCGTGGCCGATTTCATTGGCGAATCCAATATTGTACCCGGCGTCATGATTGAAGACTATGTTGTCCAATTTACCGGTCGGACATTCGAATGTGTCGACCAAGGGCTTAATCCAAATGAAAAGGTCGATATCGTTATTCGTCCTGAGGATCTTGAACTAACGTCTGTCGATAAAGGCAAGCTGAATGTAACGGTCGATACGCAATTATTCCGTGGGGTTCACTATGAGTTATCCACATATGATACAGATGGGAACGAATGGCTTGTCCATTCTACGAAAAAAGCAGAGGTTGGCGTGCAAGTTGGACTGGACTTTGATCCAGAGGCTATTCACGTCATGCGACTGAACGAAACAGAAGAGGAATTCGACGCCAGACTTGAGGCTTACGGGGTACCGGATCATGAACAATAA